The Gossypium hirsutum isolate 1008001.06 chromosome D07, Gossypium_hirsutum_v2.1, whole genome shotgun sequence genome includes the window tctacagatttccaaccatattgtcacagcaatactaattcttttacgcctcacactttgtgcaattaaaggcagacgagccattactgcaacattttaaaattagaacacactatcaaagaattgaagttgcaattacacattatcgaataaaaataaacagcacaaatttagaacacacgaagcaaaaaattatctactaaatgatatcgttgcaactttaatttcatttctttatcaatcacccaaataataatgaaagagtATATTTAATTACtgatgattagtttaattaaggttttcttatttcaaaataagtaaaatgaaGAATGGGGATTtggtttaataatgaaattgaagttttataacttttataacattttaaatggtaatttcattttgtaaaaatatatataactttgaagaggacttattttttacaagaattGTTACTTATCTGTCTAGTATCAAGTTTAAAATACATGTTTAgcattttttcatcaaaaaattattattattaaaatttcagaattctatagaatttattaatttaacagccaaatttgactttttaagtaaaatttgtataattttatttatcatattatatatacgttaattttaaaaacttccttACACTTTCacaattataatttatgtattatagggaaatcatattatgaatgaggaatattttatgtataatgtAATTGACTTAAAATCTAAGATAGAATTAGACAATAATAAATTTCAGtccatttatccatttttataattaagataacattatttccattataggggaaaaataatgtttgaatcaattaacatttgttttaaataacatgtattgcgtgcataaaaggttaattatAATCCATGAGcattttaatttcttcaaaaacttatattaaattttaatatattatgtataattgaGGTAAAATTAATTGAGGTAAAATTTGAAGGTTGGTATTTGTTAGATTATAACTAAACTCATTATAATTTGGACAtttaaatatattgattagttaattaaaatcaCCCAAATTAATTGACCTAAAATGATATcgtataaatatattgattagttacttaaagcatgttcaaagtttgatcattgaaaattttttttattgatgattagttTAGTTAaggtttttcaatttcaaaataaataaaatgaagaatgaagatttagtttaataatgaaattgaagttttaaaactagataataacaatttaaatggtaatataatttcataaaaaatatataacttttatctcatttacATGTACAAATTTATCTCACAAAAGATTTGTAGGCATAATGCTCTTTAAACAAAATGTTACCTAATAgtaaaaacatataacttggctgATAAATTCAAAAAGAACAATGGTCATGCAGCAATAACCATAACCATACAAACAAAAGCTTTAAtgatcattacaaacatacaaacaaaaccatattcatttgggaAACAACAGAACCTACTACATCAATACTAACCTGTAATGCTCAAATCTGGGACGACTGCGATGTGGAAGTGTTGGAAAAATGTTACCTGTAATGAGAAAAGTGCTCGGATCAACCTTTTTTTTTGGGGAAAATATTTATGCTATAGCTAAATATAGTATATCAAATCACAGAACAACCATACACCAATCATCATCCATGAgccatattttaaatatgatatcgATCAAAACAGTATCTAGATAGTTTATTAAATCCCCTTGCCTACCAATCATCAATACTTACAATTATGCAACAATCACCTTTTAAGTACTTAAATGGACCGTTAACTTTCTAGAGTAGTCTTACCTTCTGCTCTATTCCAGGAACTTTGAGAACTTTCTTATTAACCTCTCTCTTACTgcaaaaacataagaaaaataaaacatttagcCACTGGTTATAGGCTTATAGCAGATACTGATAAGCAGGAACACAAAAAGAGGGAACTATGAAACTATTAAGTCCAATTGCATAGCTTTCAAAGGATTCACTGGATTTTCTTTGTTCTGTATGATACCAGGCGACAAACCATTAAACCCAATTCCAAGTTCAATAACCTACACTGAACTGCCTCCTCATTTCCCTCATTATTTGTAATTAGTTCTCACTTCCCTTTTCTTCCTAATAAAAGGCCGAACCAGCAAGTGTCCTCTTCTCATTACAATATGAGAAGACTagataataatttttcttttgtttttcaagaATGCTGGAAGCAGTCATGGCACAACCATAAAACCAACCATATTAAGTAAATTCAGTGCCTAACATCCTACATGTAGTAAGTTGCACTCAGTTAATACATAACAAACCACTGGCCTCTAATTCCCCCACATTCATCCCCATTAGCAAACAACACAATGCAGGCATATGTATCATCAACCGAGCAAAAAGATTCAAACTAACTACAAAAGTGATTTGATGCTCATAATTTATCCATCAAACCTAATTTCAAAAGGAGACAACAACAATTGATAAGCTAATTTAGCCAATGATTTGGCTGAAGAATGTAGGAGAAACATCATTTGCTTTAGATATGCAATCATCAAACATGACCAAAAATTTCTAGTTCATAGCATGAACAATAGCATGCAATTATCTAGATTCTAGAGGTTCATAGTTAAGACAACCAAAGCCTATCCCTACTACAACCAAAGCCAAAAGGCTGGCCATAACCACAGAGACAATGACCATAGTATGCAAGGAATCATTATCCTTAGGGGACGCTTCCTGATAAGGTGATGGATTTGGAATAGCTTGTCCACAAACTTTTATGAAAGAGGTGCTTGGAAGAACCGCGCCCTGATAGCCGCTAACGAAATCAGGCGTTTTCAGGTAACAAAATCCACTTCCATCAGCTACTAAAGTAGAAGCAGTGCAAGTACTACTAGCAAGACAATTGGTTCTACAAGCTACAATTGCAAGAGTGACCAACTGATCGGAAAGCTCAGGAGGATAAGTTAGGAACATGGTATGTTCTAATTGCAACATGGTAACATCCCCAGGACAATCCTCAATCTCCACTTTCCTTTTGCATCCTTTTCTGCCGTCATGTTCATTAACAGGCTCAAAGTTCTGAGATGGACATCCACAAACCGGTTTCGAATCCTTGTAACTACAAATTCCCATGTTGCCGCAGAATCCGTAAACCTGACACTGATCAGTTACAGCTGCCCATGTCTGGGTTATATTCCCACTCCCATTGTTCCCACTACTGCTGTAAATCCTCAAATTCCCATCATTATCCATCCTTAAAAACCTAAACACATCGTTGCTTTCACCATAGTCAGTAGTAAAAGCCATGCTAATCATGCCCCTAGCAAACGAAGGATCTAAACCTACCAAAATCCCATTAGACTGCAACATAAACCTAGGTGATGTCAAATTCCCATTGATAGATGAGTTGAACCCTAAACTCCAGTATTCAATTGTGTCATTCCAGTATTCAATAATTCCAATGAAAGCAGCTATAAAAGCAGTGCATCCATATACACAATAATCTCGATGAAGTAAGcaacaatgaataaaataaaatagcaatttCAGCAGAAATTAACTTGTAGGAACTAAAACAGGTAACACTTATAAGGTGACGATTAAGCTTAAAAAAGTGAAGAGAAAAGCATGCAGAGGGGTTATCTACAATTGGGAAAAACATTGAGATACATGTACTACAATTGGCAGATTATTTTAGGTCAGAATTAAAACTCACCTGATATTGGATGCAACGTGATGACCCGAAAAACACTTCACTATTTTTTCAATGGATTAAGCTATCAGGAATTTCCAATTTTGTGAAtatattgaagagaaaaagagagagtttTGGTGTGCGGCGCAGATAGGGTTGGGAGGAAATGGGGAAGGGAAATTAGACGCCGAGACGAGAAGAAACGATGACGACAGAATAATCAACGGAAGCagtgggaaatgggaggagaaaatgattaggacggaagaggagagggtcgggtagggagggagggtaaaacagggagatGGGGAGGGAGGCCGGAAGTAATAGCTAATACAGCGAAAAGGGAAGGGATTGGAAAACacgggaatttggggattaggggcgtaaccgattacgcgcgtaatacctattacagcgaaccaaacgccggaataggggcgtaatgtaatacgcacgtaatcggggcgtaatggattgggtaatacggcgaaccaaacacgtcctaaatatttcaaataatccaATAGATGAATTGTGGAGTAGAGAAGCAAGTTGATCTACAACAATAGGAAAAAGGTTTGGGTTTTTTACCATCTTTCTCCGTTTATTCATTCAACTCGATTTTATACTTTGATCTTCATAAAACTAGTAAATTGGTGTTAAGAGGGAGTGCCCACCAAATCTATGGGGAGACAATTTTCATGTTTAGGTGTTGACAATTTATTGAACCTTATATTTAGGCTATATTGATCACATGGTGAATATATAACTCATTATGGAAGATCATTTTGCTTGGGAatataaatattgataattgatttGGGTCGAAATTCCCTAAAACACTCCATTAGATTATGGACTTTGGATTGGATTGTGATTCTTTTGATGAGCTGCCATAAAGTCCTTATTTActtcatatgttattattaaattgtattaCTCTTATGATATTATTGTTTTTTTGGGATTGTATTAgatctttttgtaacaccccttacccgtatccaacaccggaatagagtacgaggcattaccaaaacacatacacttgtaaacgtatttaaccgagttataaaatttcatcaaaattaaaactttcaaaataattaacatgtttctataacttttcacaatatatcctcaaaatattataatcataataattagggcctgcgagacccgatacatactcatgcaatttaatgcttcatttctatttcattcaattcgcaatttctcatgctcataatttaaatcatatcactagcaatttccatttaattcacgtacaattcaatgacatcaaattcaaaactaatacgtatttaccatttaactcaatgtttattgattataccattcaataacacatttatgaaattctcaatttagcaatgaaaatatcactttagtttgaataacaacatcgtcctgatataaatacactaccacttatccatttactttaattcttttgggcccatttgtcacttaccatccttaatcaaattagagaacggtcacggaaaattgagtacttcactttcactttgccatagtataactatggtcttgcgtatgatcacttatcacttgtccctgatcagataagtgtagccacctatcactttgtttcttgatcagataagtgtagccacttatcactttgtttcttgatcagataagtgtagccacttatcactttgtctcttgatcagataagtgtagctaaagttatcacttatcactttgtctcttgatcagataagtatagccgaagctatcacttatcacttttcacttgtcacttgatcagataagtgtagccgaagctatcacttatcactttgtcacttgatcagataagtatagccgaagctattacttatcactttccacttgtcacttgatcatatacaaaaatttcaagaaatagtcaagaattgaacttacttgtaataaaaatatgaagaaccagcttgaagaagcccttccatggtgttttagctgatgagaattcagaaaaatgaagagaaatctagataattccacttgggtcctaactttattaagcaaattttgcaattttccaattttgcccttaattctccttactttcttgctgatttcatgcctctgccgtccagcccaaatagaccttgggtctatttgccttttaagccctcttccttttatcatttaagctatttaatcatttcccaaaattttgcatttgttacaatttagtcctttttgttcaattaattatcggaactttaaaatttcttaacgaaactttaatactaactttttaacactccataaatatttataaaaatatttatggctcagtttaaaatccccgaggtcttgatacctcatttcgattctaattattttaatatttatttctagtgcactattcactatttcaaaaattttcctaacttcatatttaacttatacttactaaattaataatattttctacccatttgtcgaatttagtgatctcgaatcaccgttctgaCACCtttgaaaattcaagccattacattttttttcgtcggatttgtggtcccgaaaccactgttccgactaagcctaaaatcgggctattacaactaggcccacttgttaaatccattagtttttgattttatgaaagaagttgaaagttgatatgaatatgtgctggaagtatatgatgatttagcatgaaattagagctttaaattgttcatatgctgattttattgaaagaattgaatagaaagtgaatgtttgggacctaatagtaaaagagtttgaagatagagttatatgtggaaattctgaatttcaatatttgtgtaacaacttataatgtctagtaaagtactaattgagaaaattagattaattgaggggttaattgagaaaggaccgaattgtataaactgtgaaatttggggcaaaatggaaatcaacattttgcactaaagcagttttggacagcagcagtagtgtaactttgaaaaatcaccaaaaattgtagagattgaattagaggatgaataaaatatgaaactaaagcttattgagtctagtttcttataaaagaaatgacgtgagcaatggaattgtaaatcatgagatataatagattttgtgagacaaggtcagaatgaattcgggttcccctgttctgactttggaaaatcattaaaaattgtacagaaatgattatgagttatagtttatatggttagaatccttaatgagtctatttttagaagaaacaagctaaaacatcatctgaattctgtacaatgagataattaatttttagtgaagagtggtcggaactgtcagacagcgaaacaggggaaattttaaagaataaactgtactatatggctgaaccaaaaattatgaaaattttatggtatgaagatatgtgagtctagtttcagggaaaattaacggatcttaatttggagctctgtagctccggataaaaataatttagtgactctgactcggataaacagctttgaatatacatgttagtgagtgttgaaattatggttaatgttgtttaagtgtgttatacacattaaggatgtggaatggagaggaggaggaggaaaattgggaaatatatgaatgattcgtgtataaatggtcatatgtttgattataactcataaacgatgaaatatgaatgatgcttatttttgtgcattattggtcatggtttaagctcatgtgtgaaaataaagtttcatagtatgtgtgtatggtatattcagtatatgatttggcatgaaataataccatgaatggtttatgaattaacacatgttggtaagcctgatatatgaataaatgatcaaattgagcggaacgccggatttgagtacttctgatcaagtgacaaagtgataagtggtagctttagctacacttatctgatcaagtgacaagtggaaagtgataagtaatagcttcggctatacttatctgatcaagtgacaaagtgataagtgatagcttcggctacacttatctgatcaagtgacaagtgaaaagtgataagtgatagcttcggctatacttatctgatcaagagacaaagtgataagtgatagctttagctacacttatctgatcaagagacaaagtgataagtggctacacttatctgatcaagaaacaaagtgataagtggctacacttatctgatcaataaacaaagtgataggtggctacacttatctgatcagggacaagtgataagtgatcatacgtaagaccatagttatactatggcaaagtgaaagtgaagtactcaattttccgtgaccgttccctaatttgattaaggatggtaagtgacaaatgggcccaaaagaattaaagtaaatggataagtggtagtgtatttatatcaggacgatgttgttattcaaactaaagtgatattttcattgctaaattgagaatttcataaatgtgttattgaatggtataatcaataaacatttagttaaatggtaaatacatattagttttgaatttgatgtcattgaattgtacgtgaattaaatggaaattgctagtgatatgatttaaattatgagcatgagaaattgcgaattgaatgaaatagaaatgaagcattaaattgcatgagtatgtatcgggtctcgcaggccctaattattatgattataatattttgaggatatattgtgaaaagttatagaaacatgttaattattttgaaagttttaattttgatgaaattttataactcggttaaatacgtttacaagtgtatgtgttttggtaatgcctcgtactctattccggtgttggatacgggtaaggggtgttacacttttattATGAGTAAGTCTTGAAATCAATGTCTATATATTTGAGAGACTTGCCTGGAAAAATGTACCGGGAGTTAGGCATTTAATCGGTTTTAATGAGAATAATTTGCAAGAGTGTTTTTTTGTTAGTGTAACCTTATGTTGTGCTTTTACTTGCCGTGGTCACAAGGGGTGATCATAGTGGTGAGAGTATTATATCTTCAAAGTGCAAGGATGAGAGAAACAATCACGGTATGTGTGATTGGGTAGGTTCACTTTGTAATTGTTGAAAAGTGTGCATATTTCTCACTGAGCTAGGCTCCGTAGGCATAAGGAAACCAAACTGCATAATCATCTCTTTGTGTCttatgtgtttattgtttttcatTAGTGCTTGGAAAAGTGTCCACCAACTCAGGCACCAATTTGGTTATGCAACTTCTACTTTTAGCAATGGTTTTTTTGCTCATAATTGGTATCAAGCTTGCCACTTAAAGTAGCTAGTGGAGATCTAGAGTGTTGCTAAGATCTTAGATATGGAAGGTTCATCCACATGAATACCCTTTATGCTTGAAGTTGGCAGTTATACCTACTGTAAAGCACGCATGAAGGCCTACATTATATGCAATTTTCAATGGAGTGGATATGCAGGAATTCAAAAGAATTGCCAAATGCATTGCGACAAAAAAATGTTTGGGATATCTTGAAAACAGAACACGAGGGAACCTCCATAGTCAAAGATGCAAGTGCCGACTTCAAGATTTAAAAGTCTGAAGATGCAGGAGTCAAAGAcaattggtgaattttatgcaTTGTGTAACTTATCAAACCAAGCTTTTGCATTAGGTGAAGAGTATTCAAATTCGAAGCTGCTGAGATCTCTCCTTAAAAGATTTTCCATCAAGGTCATTGCCATTGAGGAGGCCAAGAACCTTGAACAATTGGCTATAGATGAATTCATACCTTGAGATGAAACTAGATGAAGCAAAATGAATAAAGGGAAAAAGAGATAAAAATATTGCTTTTCAAGTCAATGAGGAAGTGCTCACTTCTCAAAATGCTATCTCGGAGGACTTACAAGAGCATATAGCCTTGTTTGCTTAGAATTTCAATAAGGCATTCTAAAAAACAATCAAAGAGATTCAAGAAATTTGAAGTCAATACCAATTTTCCTAAAAGCAAGTCAAAGGGAGTTGTGATCAAATAAGACTTGAGAAGGACTAAAAGAAAGTTGTACAATGCTATGAATGCCAAGGGTTTGGCCACATTCAATCCGAGAGGGCTAACACtatggaaaagaagaaaaagtctTTCTGTGTGACATGGAGTGATGAGGATTCCTCAAGTGGTTCTGACTTAGAAGATGATCATCAAAACTTTATTGCTTTCACTGCTAATATTGGAAATGAGGATTCTAATATAGAGTCTTGTGGTGAAATTGATGAAGACTTTCTGAAGACTTATAAAGAGATGTTGGGTAAATGGGAAATGGTGTGTGAGATCAACATTCAACCGTCTCAAGAAAACAAGTGTTTGAAAGATGTGAATGCTGTTTTGACCAATCAAGTGGCTGCAAAAGAAGCTTTACTAGTAGAAGAACTGAGCAACATGATGAAAATCAATGAAGAACTGGTTGATGTAAAGTTGATGCTCgaaaaattttacaacaataacAATAGGCTTGATGAGCTATTGGCACCAGAAAAAGGGATCCATGTTGAAGAAAAGCCCATTGTATTCATGAAAGCCTCaacatcaaagttaaaaattatatttttaaaaagttaactAGTTGCTGACATGGAATGCAAGTGGAGTTCCACGTGGATGCCACATCAACAAAATTAGTAGGCATTAACATTTTCATCCATTTtaaggtgatttgacaaataatgcaaattaaagggctacaaaatatgaaaaattaaaggaAGGACTCTTTTGTAAAGTTGGAGAGTGATTATGCGATACAATTATAACTGTAGTCCACCCCAAatgttcataatttaatttttatgtttttataatctTCGAACAAGAAGATTGAAGTTGTTTTGTGTTTGAACAAATAGTTGTTTTTCTTTGCGAAATAGGCTTATTACTATTTTCCAAAAGCTAAAATATCAACTATTTCTTAAGCAAAACAACACAAATTACCAGTCTCTAGGACATCCTTTTTATTAATACAAAAGATCAAAATTATTTTCCACAAGTATAAATGGATAATACCtacatttttcttttaagttttataaCTTTTTGTATTTTTCTCAAATTCAGAATTTAGTgttactttttacattttaaaatttagatttagcTCTTACCACTATTAAGTTCATTGCAAAGTATTCTTTTAATTACATTGctatcaagtgagtattttttttaatttcaaaatatcaaatggaccaatttaacaaaaaattatcaGCGTTACTAATtggacctgaattttaaaatctgaaaaacaaagagactaaattcctaaaaataaaaacagaaaggactaaattttaaatttgtaaaaggtacagagacctataacatattttaaccttttggAAAAAGggcaaaaaaaatctaaagaaaagCCTGAGAAAGAGAATGGCGGTGAAGTTGACAACAAAGCCCTACCAAATCACCACACACATGTTTGATATTCTTAAATAGAGGATTATAAATTTAAGGATATTTTAGAGGTCCTAATTTGTCAAAACAATTTGTATTTCTCTACTTCTCTCTACAAATTCATTCACTTAACTATACATTTAACCCAACCCATCAAATTTCTCTATAGTTATTATGGAAAATAATTAGATCCTATTAaccaatgtatatatattatttttttataaaaagaaattttaaaatattaagaaatctaaaaaaatattatttttatttatgttaagttgaacgtttaaaaaaaaactataaacagCAACGGgaggaaaaaaatatattaaaca containing:
- the LOC107915384 gene encoding G-type lectin S-receptor-like serine/threonine-protein kinase At1g34300, whose protein sequence is MAFTTDYGESNDVFRFLRMDNDGNLRIYSSSGNNGSGNITQTWAAVTDQCQVYGFCGNMGICSYKDSKPVCGCPSQNFEPVNEHDGRKGCKRKVEIEDCPGDVTMLQLEHTMFLTYPPELSDQLVTLAIVACRTNCLASSTCTASTLVADGSGFCYLKTPDFVSGYQGAVLPSTSFIKVCGQAIPNPSPYQEASPKDNDSLHTMVIVSVVMASLLALVVVGIGFGCLNYEPLESR